Proteins encoded together in one Oryzias latipes chromosome 11, ASM223467v1 window:
- the rnf139 gene encoding E3 ubiquitin-protein ligase RNF139 yields MAAVQLLFSVGYVFLLDLQSVFAALVVLDVMIPLWAMMLELPADARQLVAVFSGLALALNTGVCLAMRLKWFYYSCRYVYLLVRHMYRIYGLQLLLEDTWKRIRFPDVLRVFWLTRITTQALILVYVVRAVREESGDATGGAADGSSDPQGYLLSWDVFWDLTSNLIISGCDSTLTVLGMSAVISSVAHYLGLSILAFIGSTEEEDKRLGFVAPVLFFILALQTGLSSLNPEERLVRLSRNMCLLLTAILHFIHGMTDPVLMSLSASHVSSFRRHFPVLVVSLALFVLPVALSYTLWHNNVLNTWLFAVTAFCVELCLKVLVSLTVYGLFMADGFSNVLWEKLDDYVYYVRSTGNIIEFLFGVIMFGNGAYTMMFEAGSKIRACMMCLHAYFNIYLQAKNGWKTFINRRTAVKKINSLPELRGYQLMDIEDVCAICYQEFVSSARITPCHHYFHALCLRKWLYIQDTCPMCHQRVYVEDEGRDRAAFSNNNGGYAAPQDAAAAAGPPAAGANQQEQPLGELLANGAAGGIHVARGAEQLDNELLEDNDSIEYDEEEWGTQNGRTPIEEDYINDDTDSTEE; encoded by the exons ATGGCGGCGGTGCAGCTCCTGTTCAGCGTCGGCTACGTCTTCCTGCTCGACCTCCAGTCTGTGTTTGCTGCTCTGGTCGTGTTGGACGTCATGATCCCTCTGTGGGCCATGATGCTGGAGCTGCCCGCAGACGCCAGGCAGCTGGTGGCCGTCTTCTCCGGCCTGGCGCTGGCCCTCAACACGGGGGTCTGTCTGGCCATGAGGCTGAAGTGGTTCTACTACTCGTGTCGGTACGTCTACCTGCTGGTACGACACATGTACCGGATTTACGGACTCCAACTGCTGCTAGAGGACACGTGGAAAAGGATCCGCTTCCCCGACGTCCTCCGGGTGTTCTGGCTGACCCGGATCACTACCCAGGCTCTGATTCTGGTCTATGTGGTGCGAGCAGTAAGAGAAGAGAGCGGGGATGCCACGGGGGGGGCCGCAGACGGCAGCTCTGATCCACAG GGTTACCTGTTGAGCTGGGATGTTTTCTGGGATCTGACCAGCAACCTGATCATCTCTGGTTGTGATTCCACGCTCACCGTGTTGGGAATGAGCGCCGTCATCTCCTCGGTGGCGCATTACCTGGGCCTCAGCATCCTGGCTTTTATAG GTTCAACTGAGGAAGAGGATAAGCGTTTAGGCTTCGTGGCACCTGTTCTGTTCTTCATCCTGGCCCTGCAGACGGGCCTCAGCAGCCTGAATCCAGAGGAGCGTCTG GTGCGCCTGAGCCGGAACATGTGCCTTCTGCTGACTGCCATTCTGCACTTTATTCACGGCATGACCGACCCCGTCCTGATGTCGCTCAGCGCCTCCCACGTGTCGTCCTTTCGGCGCCATTTCCCCGTTCTGGTGGTGTCGCTGGCGCTCTTCGTGCTCCCCGTGGCGCTCAGCTACACCCTCTGGCACAACAACGTCCTCAACACTTGGCTCTTCGCCGTCACTGCCTTCTGTGTCGAGCTCTGCCTCAAG GTGCTGGTGTCCCTGACGGTCTATGGCCTCTTCATGGCTGATGGATTCTCCAACGTCCTGTGGGAAAAGCTGGACGACTACGTCTACTACGTGCGCTCCACCGGCAACATCATCGAGTTCCTGTTCGGCGTCATCATGTTCGGAAACGGCGCCTACACCATGATGTTCGAGGCGGGCAGCAAGATCCGCGCCTGCATGATGTGCCTGCACGCCTACTTCAACATCTACCTGCAGGCCAAGAACGGCTGGAAGACCTTCATCAACCGCCGCACCGCCGTCAAGAAGATCAACTCGCTGCCGGAGCTGCGCGGCTATCAACTGATGGACATCGAGGACGTGTGCGCCATCTGTTACCAGGAGTTTGTGAGCTCGGCGCGCATCACGCCGTGCCACCACTACTTCCACGCGCTGTGCCTGAGGAAGTGGCTGTACATCCAGGACACGTGTCCCATGTGCCACCAGAGGGTCTACGTGGAGGACGAGGGCCGGGACAGAGCTGCCTTTTCCAACAACAACGGGGGCTACGCGGCGCCGCAggacgccgccgccgccgcaggCCCACCTGCAGCAGGGGCGAACCAGCAGGAACAGCCGTTGGGCGAGCTGCTGGCCAACGGAGCGGCCGGCGGGATTCACGTGGCCAGAGGGGCGGAGCAGCTGGACAACGAGCTGCTGGAGGACAACGACAGCATAGAGTACGACGAAGAAGAGTGGGGCACGCAGAACGGACGGACACCAATAGAAGAAGACTATATCAACGACGACACAGACTCCACAGAGGAGTGA
- the LOC101169546 gene encoding E3 ubiquitin-protein ligase RNF139: MASTQARLGQQALAVLDVALRVPCIFIIDSIFNSYSDPGLGWPGTMGKVLIRVMGVVISIVVLLLSQKALFRFYTLFFAVVLAAVAVLINYHVTSHIDFYNTYYKTALGFRLFPKNGPTLWMGMAAVQLLFSVGYVFLLDLQSVFAALVVLDVMIPLWAMMLELPADARQLVAVFSGLALALNTGVCLAMRLKWFYYSCRYVYLLVRHMYRIYGLQLLLEDTWKRIRFPDVLRVFWLTRITTQALILVYVVRAVREESGDATGGAADGSSDPQGYLLSWDVFWDLTSNLIISGCDSTLTVLGMSAVISSVAHYLGLSILAFIGSTEEEDKRLGFVAPVLFFILALQTGLSSLNPEERLVRLSRNMCLLLTAILHFIHGMTDPVLMSLSASHVSSFRRHFPVLVVSLALFVLPVALSYTLWHNNVLNTWLFAVTAFCVELCLKVLVSLTVYGLFMADGFSNVLWEKLDDYVYYVRSTGNIIEFLFGVIMFGNGAYTMMFEAGSKIRACMMCLHAYFNIYLQAKNGWKTFINRRTAVKKINSLPELRGYQLMDIEDVCAICYQEFVSSARITPCHHYFHALCLRKWLYIQDTCPMCHQRVYVEDEGRDRAAFSNNNGGYAAPQDAAAAAGPPAAGANQQEQPLGELLANGAAGGIHVARGAEQLDNELLEDNDSIEYDEEEWGTQNGRTPIEEDYINDDTDSTEE; the protein is encoded by the exons GTGTCGTCATCTCCATCGTGGTTCTACTTCTCTCCCAGAAAGCTCTCTTCAGGTTTTATACCCTCTTCTTTGCCGTCGTCCTCGCCGCGGTGGCCGTCCTCATAAACTACCACGTCACCTCACACATAGACTTCTACAACACGTACTACAAAACGGCGCTGGGGTTTCGGCTGTTCCCCAAAAACGGGCCGACGCTGTGGATGGGCATGGCGGCGGTGCAGCTCCTGTTCAGCGTCGGCTACGTCTTCCTGCTCGACCTCCAGTCTGTGTTTGCTGCTCTGGTCGTGTTGGACGTCATGATCCCTCTGTGGGCCATGATGCTGGAGCTGCCCGCAGACGCCAGGCAGCTGGTGGCCGTCTTCTCCGGCCTGGCGCTGGCCCTCAACACGGGGGTCTGTCTGGCCATGAGGCTGAAGTGGTTCTACTACTCGTGTCGGTACGTCTACCTGCTGGTACGACACATGTACCGGATTTACGGACTCCAACTGCTGCTAGAGGACACGTGGAAAAGGATCCGCTTCCCCGACGTCCTCCGGGTGTTCTGGCTGACCCGGATCACTACCCAGGCTCTGATTCTGGTCTATGTGGTGCGAGCAGTAAGAGAAGAGAGCGGGGATGCCACGGGGGGGGCCGCAGACGGCAGCTCTGATCCACAG GGTTACCTGTTGAGCTGGGATGTTTTCTGGGATCTGACCAGCAACCTGATCATCTCTGGTTGTGATTCCACGCTCACCGTGTTGGGAATGAGCGCCGTCATCTCCTCGGTGGCGCATTACCTGGGCCTCAGCATCCTGGCTTTTATAG GTTCAACTGAGGAAGAGGATAAGCGTTTAGGCTTCGTGGCACCTGTTCTGTTCTTCATCCTGGCCCTGCAGACGGGCCTCAGCAGCCTGAATCCAGAGGAGCGTCTG GTGCGCCTGAGCCGGAACATGTGCCTTCTGCTGACTGCCATTCTGCACTTTATTCACGGCATGACCGACCCCGTCCTGATGTCGCTCAGCGCCTCCCACGTGTCGTCCTTTCGGCGCCATTTCCCCGTTCTGGTGGTGTCGCTGGCGCTCTTCGTGCTCCCCGTGGCGCTCAGCTACACCCTCTGGCACAACAACGTCCTCAACACTTGGCTCTTCGCCGTCACTGCCTTCTGTGTCGAGCTCTGCCTCAAG GTGCTGGTGTCCCTGACGGTCTATGGCCTCTTCATGGCTGATGGATTCTCCAACGTCCTGTGGGAAAAGCTGGACGACTACGTCTACTACGTGCGCTCCACCGGCAACATCATCGAGTTCCTGTTCGGCGTCATCATGTTCGGAAACGGCGCCTACACCATGATGTTCGAGGCGGGCAGCAAGATCCGCGCCTGCATGATGTGCCTGCACGCCTACTTCAACATCTACCTGCAGGCCAAGAACGGCTGGAAGACCTTCATCAACCGCCGCACCGCCGTCAAGAAGATCAACTCGCTGCCGGAGCTGCGCGGCTATCAACTGATGGACATCGAGGACGTGTGCGCCATCTGTTACCAGGAGTTTGTGAGCTCGGCGCGCATCACGCCGTGCCACCACTACTTCCACGCGCTGTGCCTGAGGAAGTGGCTGTACATCCAGGACACGTGTCCCATGTGCCACCAGAGGGTCTACGTGGAGGACGAGGGCCGGGACAGAGCTGCCTTTTCCAACAACAACGGGGGCTACGCGGCGCCGCAggacgccgccgccgccgcaggCCCACCTGCAGCAGGGGCGAACCAGCAGGAACAGCCGTTGGGCGAGCTGCTGGCCAACGGAGCGGCCGGCGGGATTCACGTGGCCAGAGGGGCGGAGCAGCTGGACAACGAGCTGCTGGAGGACAACGACAGCATAGAGTACGACGAAGAAGAGTGGGGCACGCAGAACGGACGGACACCAATAGAAGAAGACTATATCAACGACGACACAGACTCCACAGAGGAGTGA